Proteins encoded within one genomic window of Diorhabda sublineata isolate icDioSubl1.1 chromosome 1, icDioSubl1.1, whole genome shotgun sequence:
- the LOC130451606 gene encoding proteasome subunit alpha type-2, with amino-acid sequence MASERYSFSLTTFSPSGKLVQIEYALAAVAAGAPSVGIKASNGVVIATENKHKSILYDEHSVHKVEMITKHIGMIYSGMGPDYRLLVKQARKMAQQYFLVYHEPIPTVQLVQRVAAVMQEYTQSGGVRPFGVSLLICGWDNNRPYLFQCDPSGAYFAWKATAMGKNYVNGKTFLEKRYSEDLELDDAVHTAILTLKESFEGQMTSDNIEVGICDANGFKRFDPATVKDFLANIP; translated from the exons ATGGCTTCAGAGCGCTATAGCTTTTCTTTAACAACTTTCAG ccCGTCTGGAAAGTTGGTGCAAATTGAATATGCTCTTGCAGCAGTAGCGGCAGGAGCTCCCTCAGTAGGCATCAAGG ctTCAAATGGTGTTGTAATAGCAACTGAGAATAAGCACAAATCTATTTTATATGATGAGCATAGTGTCCACAAGGTAGAAATGATAACCAAACATATAGGTATGATTTATTCAGGTATGGGCCCTGATTATCGTCTGTTAGTCAAACAAGCTCGTAAAATGGCTCAACAGTATTTCCTTGTTTACCATGAACCTATACCCACTGTTCAATTAGTTCAAAGGGTTGCAGCAGTGATGCAAGAATATACACAGTCTGGAGGCGTGAGACCTTTTGGGGTATCTTTGCTCATATGTGGATGGGACAACAATAGACCATATCTATTCCAATGTGATCCATCTGGTGCCTATTTCGCTTGGAAAGCCACTGCCATGGGCAAAAACTATGTCAATGGGAAAACTTTCTTAGAAAAAag atacAGTGAAGACTTGGAACTGGATGATGCCGTTCATACTGCCATACTAACACTCAAAGAAAGTTTCGAAGGACAGATGACTTCTGACAATATTGAAGTTGGCATTTGTGATGCTAATGGATTCAAGAGATTTGATCCCGCTACAGTTAAAGATTTTCTAGCCAATATTCCATAA